One genomic window of Pocillopora verrucosa isolate sample1 chromosome 8, ASM3666991v2, whole genome shotgun sequence includes the following:
- the LOC131769793 gene encoding BTB/POZ domain-containing protein 6-B-like — MAGEDNWQTKLSTLLERTAFIFNNEILSDVKFVVPVSTGESESKKVIPAHKFVLAISSPVFFAMFYGQMAETEDSIELPDCEYESLLELFRFLYTDKVNLSGSNVMQVLYLANKYMVSSLAEKCVECLRDNLKASNVFFILPHAQKYEDKDLEDRCWEVIEKQTEEAVTSDGFISVERSIVESVVKREELSVTELELFKAVDRWATAEVQRQGFTPDGKTKRRILGEDIVKAIRFPLILMKDFMSVVFDSDILTFHEVGNMMKHYSGVLKYPLLFKDTARSLLFRFNRFPKFFPPAHKRGIWSYSGGADSIEFTTNKPILLHGVQYFGSDGGKYTVSTKVKVSAHDSCLGKESGTYSSIKEETNNYYGFDVMFDPPIRLEAHERYRLVSLIKGPLSWHGEEGVTSFESKGVLVNFMKSVESANGTSETSGQFPAFISSTCQA, encoded by the coding sequence ATGGCAGGTGAAGATAATTGGCAGACGAAGCTTTCAACTCTCCTCGAAAGAACTGCGTTCATTTTCAACAACGAGATATTGAGCGATGTGAAGTTTGTTGTTCCTGTGTCGACtggtgaaagtgaaagtaagaAGGTGATCCCAGCTCACAAGTTTGTGCTCGCAATCAGTAGTCCCGTGTTCTTTGCCATGTTCTATGGTCAAATGGCGGAGACTGAAGACTCGATTGAACTGCCTGACTGTGAGTACGAGAGTCTGTTAGAGTTGTTTCGTTTCTTGTACACCGACAAAGTAAATTTAAGCGGAAGTAATGTGATGCAAGTACTGTACTTGGCGAACAAATACATGGTGTCTTCGCTCGCTGAGAAATGCGTAGAATGTCTTCGAGACAACCTGAAAGCATCAAATGTGTTTTTCATTCTGCCGCACGCTCAGAAATATGAAGATAAAGATTTGGAAGATCGATGCTGGGAAGTGATTGAAAAGCAGACAGAAGAAGCTGTGACTTCAGATGGATTTATTTCAGTTGAGCGATCTATTGTTGAATCTGTTGTGAAGCGAGAGGAGTTGAGCGTAACGGAACTAGAATTGTTTAAGGCAGTCGATCGCTGGGCCACAGCAGAAGTCCAAAGGCAAGGATTTACTCCTGATGGAAAGACAAAGAGACGAATTCTTGGGGAGGACATTGTTAAAGCAATACGATTTCCATTGATACTCATGAAGGATTTTATGTCAGTTGTATTTGATTCTGATATTCTCACTTTTCATGAGGTTGGAAACATGATGAAACATTACAGCGGCGTTTTAAAATACCCTTTGTTATTTAAGGATACCGCAAGGAGCCTTTTGTTCCGATTTAATCGATTTCCAAAGTTCTTTCCTCCAGCTCATAAAAGGGGAATTTGGTCATACTCGGGTGGAGCTGACAGTATCGAATTCACAACAAACAAGCCAATCTTGCTCCATGGTGTTCAGTATTTTGGCTCAGACGGTGGCAAGTATACTGTTTCAACCAAAGTTAAAGTTTCAGCCCACGATTCTTGTCTAGGAAAGGAATCAGGAACATACTCTTCCATAAAGGAAGAGACTAATAATTATTATGGCTTCGATGTAATGTTTGATCCGCCAATTCGATTGGAGGCTCATGAAAGATATAGGCTTGTGTCGCTTATCAAGGGTCCTTTATCATGGCATGGAGAAGAGGGAGTAACGTCTTTTGAATCGAAAGGAGTGCTGGTCAATTTCATGAAGTCAGTAGAGAGTGCCAATGGGACTTCGGAAACGAGTGGCCAATTTCCAGCTTTCATATCTAGTACTTGTCAGGCATAA
- the LOC131769787 gene encoding BTB/POZ domain-containing protein 6-like has translation MAAEDNWQTELPTLVERTAFIFNNEILSDVKFVVPVSTGESESKKVIPAHKFVLAISSPVFFAMFYGRIAETQDSIELPDCDYESLLELFRFLYTDQVNLSGSNVMQVLYLANKYLVPSLVKKCKEYLRSNLIASNVFCILPHAQKFEDKDLEDRCWKVIEEQTEEAMTSDEFVTVERSVVESVVKREVLNVTEVELFKAVDRWATKECERQGVTSDGRTKRRILGEDIVKGIRFPLMEEKDFASVVFDSRILNYEEFGNMTKYYNGLINTPLPFLKASRIDSTVHRCCRFKTFCSPRVFWKYDETPDSIILTVRKRVKIYGVQHFGSEGGEYTVTTDIVDLVDNTSLVSRAGNYASEKSDADAYYGFDVLFDRPVILKAYKEYIVKSLIKGPKSWYGQNGQASVECQGVQFTFRSSENCSNGTDEKIGQFPGILFSVSK, from the coding sequence ATGGCTGCTGAAGATAATTGGCAGACGGAACTTCCAACTCTCGTCGAAAGAACTGCCTTCATTTTCAACAACGAGATATTGAGCGATGTGAAGTTTGTCGTTCCTGTGTCGACtggtgaaagtgaaagtaagaAGGTGATCCCAGCTCACAAGTTTGTGCTCGCAATCAGTAGTCCTGTGTTCTTCGCCATGTTCTATGGTCGAATAGCGGAGACTCAAGACTCTATTGAACTGCCTGACTGTGATTATGAGAGTCTGTTGGAGTTGTTCCGTTTCTTGTACACCGACCAAGTGAATTTAAGCGGAAGTAATGTGATGCAAGTGCTGTACTTAGCGAACAAATATCTGGTGCCCTCGCTTGTCAAGAAATGCAAAGAATATCTTCGAAGCAACCTGATAGCATCGAACGTGTTTTGTATTCTGCCACACGCACAgaaatttgaagataaagacTTAGAAGATCGATGCTGGAAAGTAATTGAGGAGCAGACCGAAGAAGCGATGACGTCAGATGAATTTGTTACAGTTGAGCGATCTGTTGTCGAATCTGTTGTGAAGAGAGAAGTGTTGAATGTGACAGAAGTGGAACTGTTCAAAGCTGTTGATCGTTGGGCCACAAAAGAATGTGAAAGGCAAGGTGTGACTTCCGATGGAAGGACAAAGAGACGAATTCTTGGAGAAGATATTGTGAAAGGAATACGCTTTCCGTTGATGGAAGAGAAAGATTTTGCATCTGTTGTATTTGATTCGCGAATCTTAAATTATGAAGAGTTTGGAAACATGACAAAATACTACAACGGTCTGATAAATACTCCTTTGCCATTCTTAAAGGCCAGTAGAATTGATTCCACTGTGCACCGATGCTGCAGGTTTAAAACGTTTTGTTCCCCAAGGGTTTTCTGGAAGTACGATGAGACTCCTGACTCTATCATTCTCACTGTCAGGAAGCGTGTTAAAATTTACGGAGTTCAGCATTTTGGCTCAGAAGGCGGCGAGTATACAGTTACAACAGACATTGTTGATCTCGTGGACAACACTTCGCTTGTGAGTCGAGCAGGAAATTATGCTTCAGAAAAAAGCGATGCCGATGCTTATTATGGCTTTGATGTGTTGTTCGATCGTCCGGTTATTTTGAAGGCATATAAAGAATACATAGTAAAGTCGCTCATCAAGGGCCCTAAATCGTGGTACGGCCAAAACGGGCAAGCATCAGTGGAGTGCCAGGGAGTGCAATTTACATTTCGTAGCTCGGAGAATTGCTCTAATGGGACTGATGAAAAGATAGGACAGTTTCCtggaattttgttttcagtatcCAAGTAA
- the LOC131769804 gene encoding BTB/POZ domain-containing protein 6-like, which produces MAEEENWQTKLSTIAEKTAFIFNKELLSDVKFVVPMSTDESESKKVIPAHKFVLAINSPVFFAMFYGQMAETKDSIELPDCEYESLLELFRFMYSDNVNLSGSNVMQVLYLANKYMVPLLGEKCTEYLRNNLKASNVFCILPHAQKFEDKDLEDRCWEVIKRQTEEAVTSDEFVSVERSVVESVLKREALNVTEVELFKAVDRWATKECERQGVTSDGETKRRVLGEDILKGIRFPLMEEKDFASVVLDSHLLNHEELCNMIKHYNNVLNIPLPFVQARRGISYKQRCQRFNEFVEGWFYSGISLDCILLSVNKPVELHGVEHFGSEGGEYTVKTDIVDPVDNNSLVSQTGNYTSEKSDTHAYYGFDVLFDRPVILKANKEYNVKSFIKGPSSWRGENGQTLVECRGVQFTFRHCGGSSNGTNENSGQFPGILFSVSK; this is translated from the coding sequence ATGGCGGAAGAAGAAAATTGGCAGACGAAACTATCAACTATTGCCGAGAAAACCGCTTTCATCTTCAACAAAGAGCTACTGAGCGATGTAAAATTTGTCGTTCCAATGTCGACTGACGAAAGCGAAAGTAAGAAAGTGATCCCAGCTCACAAGTTTGTGCTCGCAATCAATAGTCCTGTGTTCTTTGCCATGTTCTATGGTCAAATGGCGGAGACTAAAGACTCTATTGAACTGCCTGACTGTGAGTACGAGAGTCTGTTGGAGTTGTTTCGTTTCATGTACAGCGACAATGTGAATTTAAGCGGAAGTAATGTGATGCAAGTGCTGTACTTGGCGAACAAATACATGGTACCCTTGCTCGGCGAGAAATGCACAGAATATCTCCGAAACAACCTGAAAGCATCAAATGTGTTTTGTATTCTGCCGCATGCGCAgaaatttgaagataaagacTTAGAAGATCGATGCTGGGAAGTGATTAAGCGGCAGACAGAAGAAGCTGTGACATCAGACGAATTTGTTTCAGTTGAGCGATCTGTTGTCGAATCTGTTTTGAAGAGAGAAGCGTTGAATGTGACGGAAGTGGAATTGTTCAAAGCTGTTGATCGCTGGGCCACAAAAGAATGTGAAAGGCAAGGTGTGACTTCCGATGGAGAAACAAAAAGACGAGTTCTTGGAGAAGATATTTTGAAAGGAATACGTTTTCCGTTGATGGAAGAGAAAGATTTTGCATCTGTCGTATTGGACTCTCACCTCTTGAATCATGAAGAGTTATGCAACATGATAAAGCACTACAACAATGTTTTGAATATTCCATTACCGTTCGTACAAGCCCGTAGAGGTATTTCCTACAAGCAACGATGTCAGAGGTTTAACGAGTTCGTCGAAGGCTGGTTTTACAGTGGCATCAGCCTTGACTGTATTCTTCTCTCCGTCAACAAGCCTGTCGAGTTACACGGAGTAGAACATTTTGGTTCTGAAGGCGGCGAGTATACAGTTAAGACAGACATTGTTGATCCTGTGGACAACAATTCGCTTGTGAGTCAAACGGGAAATTATACTTCAGAAAAAAGCGATACCCATGCTTATTACGGCTTTGATGTGTTGTTCGATCGTCCTGTTATTTTGAAGGCAAATAAAGAATACAATGTAAAGTCGTTCATCAAGGGCCCTTCGTCATGGCGCGGCGAAAATGGGCAAACATTAGTGGAGTGCCGTGGAGTGCAATTTACGTTTCGTCATTGTGGGGGAAGCTCTAATGGGACCAATGAAAACAGCGGACAGTTTCCtggaattttgttttcagtatcCAAATAG